In Vigna unguiculata cultivar IT97K-499-35 chromosome 3, ASM411807v1, whole genome shotgun sequence, a single genomic region encodes these proteins:
- the LOC114177115 gene encoding uncharacterized protein LOC114177115 — protein sequence MEERKYLCKYCSKRFPCGKSLGGHIRTHITEERTNADADIFIKSSDAVKKKRDLWCEDVVGNPIYGLRENPKKTMRFVHSSARGGGAATGAAGANYEKEERFCKECGKGFPSLKALCGHMACHSDKEKRTIKFEDSDKKLKLVMDSQSDTETCAPSHPRRSKRMRVKTINLSNHPFSSSSPSSSSVPFANGSSTVSEVEQEQEEVARCLMLLSRDSTFKGRFASVTECSDNNSVVLEAKSSSPDTRIAVTNGSRYFKHGPKTKMVDSDVSTDEFKWPKMGDKSSKYAATLVKKLVMEDLDYDGTEGTARKFDSRKRNNYESLDNNPVGGSSKKIASGFGNEVYGNGTKGWKYESLEGERDYDSYDSIEESHENSSETESYPAPRSHNSKVLNGKKSTSKAKKKLKSKKSRDHECPICYKIFRSGQALGGHKRSHFIGGSEENTLVIKQAAPVVPCLIDLNLPAPVEE from the exons ATGGAGGAGAGGAAGTATCTGTGCAAGTATTGCAGCAAGAGGTTTCCTTGTGGAAAGTCTCTGGGGGGTCACATCAGGACCCATATCACTGAAGAAAGAACTAATGCTGATGCTGACATCTTCATCAAGTCCTCGGATGCTGTTAAGAAGAAGAGAGATTTATGGTGCGAAGATGTTGTCGGGAACCCCATTTATGGCCTCAGAGAGAACCCAAAGAAAACAATGAGGTTCGTGCATTCCAGCGCTCGTGGTGGTGGTGCTGCTACCGGTGCTGCCGGTGCCAACTATGAAAAGGAGGAGAGGTTCTGCAAAGAATGCGGGAAAGGTTTCCCATCGCTGAAGGCTCTGTGTGGTCACATGGCTTGTCACTCGGATAAAGAGAAGAGAACCATCAAGTTTGAAGACAGTGACAAGAAACTGAAATTGGTTATGGACAGTCAATCTGATACCGAGACCTGTGCTCCATCTCATCCAAGGAGATCCAAGAGAATGAGGGTCAAGACCATTAACCTTTCCAATcaccctttttcttcttcttctccttcttcttcttctgttccCTTCGCCAATGGCTCTTCAACCGTTTCAGAGGTGGAGCAGGAGCAAGAAGAGGTTGCTAGGTGCTTGATGCTGCTGTCTAGAGATTCTACCTTCAAGGGTCGTTTTGCTTCGGTTACCGAATGTTCTGATAACAACTCAGTTGTTCTAGAAGCAAAATCATCCTCTCCTGATACCCGGATTGCTGTCACCAATG GTTCTAGATATTTCAAACATGGTCCCAAAACCAAAATGGTAGACTCTGATGTCTCAACTGATGAGTTTAAGTGGCCCAAAATGGGAGATAAGTCAAGCAAATACGCTGCAACTTTAGTAAAGAAATTAGTGATGGAGGATTTGGATTATGATGGAACAGAAGGAACTGCAAGGAAGTTTGATTCAAGAAAGAGAAACAACTATGAGTCTCTTGATAACAATCCAGTTGGTGGTTCTAGCAAGAAGATAGCAAGTGGTTTTGGTAATGAAGTATATGGGAATGGCACAAAGGGCTGGAAGTATGAGTCTTTGGAGGGTGAAAGGGACTATGATTCTTATGATTCAATTGAGGAGAGCCATGAAAACAGTTCCGAGACAGAATCTTATCCTGCTCCCAGGTCTCATAACAGCAAGGTCCTCAATGGAAAGAAGTCCACAAGCAAGGCGAAGAAGAAGTTGAAGTCTAAGAAAAGCAGGGATCATGAGTGTCCAATCTGCTACAAAATTTTCAGGTCAGGTCAAGCCTTGGGAGGACACAAAAGATCCCATTTCATTGGAGGGTCTGAAGAAAACACTCTGGTGATCAAACAAGCTGCTCCTGTTGTTCCATGCCTGATTGATCTAAATCTACCTGCTCCTGTTGAGGAATAA